A single window of Bos javanicus breed banteng chromosome 19, ARS-OSU_banteng_1.0, whole genome shotgun sequence DNA harbors:
- the LLGL2 gene encoding LLGL scribble cell polarity complex component 2 has translation MRRFLRPGHDPARERLKRDLFQFNKTVEHGFPHQPSALGYSPSLRILAIGTRSGAVKLYGAPGVEFMGLHRENNTVVQIHFLPGQCQLVTLLDDNSLHLWSLKVKGGVSELQEDETFTLRGPPGAAPSATQITVVLPHSSHQLLYLGTESGNVFAVRLPAFRTLEDRAISSDAVLQWLPEEARQRRAFEMVEALQEHPRDPNQILIGYSRGLVVIWDLQGSRVLSHFLSSQQLENVFWQRDSRLIVSCHSDGSYCQWRMTSNSPKPEPLRSCVPYGPFPCKAITKIFWLTTKQGLPFTIFQGGMPRASYGDRHCISVVHNGQQTAFDFTSRVIDFTVLIEVDPAAAFDDPYALVVLAEEELVVIDLQTAGWPPVQPPYLASLHCSAITCSHHVSNIPLKLWERIIAAGSRQSTHFSTMEWPIDGGTSLAPAPPQRDLLLTGHEDGTVRFWDASGVCLRLLYKLSTVRVFLTDTEPNESLSAQGEEEWPPLRKVGSFDPYSDDPRLGIQKIFLCKYSGYLAVAGTAGQVLVLELNDEEAEHAVEQVEADLLRDQEGYRWKGHERLCARPGPVHFEPGFQPFVLVQCQPPAVVTSLALHSEWRLVAFGTSHGFGLFDHQQRRQVFVKCTLHPSDQLALEGPLSRVKSLKKSLRQSFRRIRRSRASSRKRRPAGPPGEVQEGSSRAERTGLQNMELAPVQRKIEARSAEDSFTGFVRTLYFADTYLRDSSRHCPSLWAGTNGGTVYAFALRVPPAERRMDEPVRAEQAKEIQLMHRAPVVGILVLDGHSVPLPEPLEVAHDLSKSPDMQGSHQLLVVSEEQFKVFTLPKVSARLKLKLTALEGSRVRRVSAARFGSCRAEDYGEHHLAVLTNLGDVQVVSLPLLKPQVRYSCIRREDVSGIASCVFTKYGQGFYLISPSEFERFSLSTKWLVEPRCLVDSAESKNRSRPRNGSGPEKSLGRARNSGSQSDGEERRSGPVMEHALLNDERVLKEIQSTLEGDRGSCGDWRSQRVAVGYSLSNGGAE, from the exons ACGGTGGAGCATGGCTTCCCCCACCAGCCCAGCGCCCTCGGCTACAGCCCCTCCCTGCGCATCCTGGCCATCGGCACCCGCTCCGGAGCTGTCAAGCT CTATGGTGCCCCAGGTGTGGAGTTCATGGGCCTACACCGTGAGAACAACACTGTGGTGCAGATTCACTTCCTGCCTGGCCAG TGCCAGCTGGTCACCCTGCTGGATGACAACAGCCTGCACCTGTGGAGCCTGAAGGTCAAAGGCGGGGTGTCGGAGCTGCAGGAAGATGAGACGTTCACGCTGCGCGGCCCCCCAGG GGCTGCCCCCAGCGCCACGCAGATCACTGTGGTCCTGCCACACTCCTCCCACCAGCTGCTCTACCTGGGCACCGAGAGCGGCAACGTCTTTGCGGTGCGGCTGCCAGCCTTCCGCACGCTGGAGGACCGGGCCATCAGCTCGGACGCCGTGCTGCAGTG GTTGCCAGAGGAGGCCCGCCAGCGGCGGGCGTTTGAGATGGTGGAGGCTCTGCAGGAGCATCCCCGGGACCCCAACCAGATCCTTATCGGCTACAGCCGGGGCCTCGTCGTCATCTGGGACCTGCAGGGCAGCCGCGTGCTCTCTCATTTCCTCAGCAGCCAG CAACTGGAAAACGTCTTCTGGCAGCGGGACAGCCGTCTGATCGTCAGCTGCCATTCTGACGGCAGCTACTGCCAATGGCGCATGACCAGCAACAGCCCGAAGCCGGAGCCCCTGCGCAGCTGTGTGCCTTATG GTCCTTTTCCTTGCAAAGCTATTACCAAAATCTTCTGGCTGACCACCAAGCAGGG GttgcccttcaccatcttccagggCGGCATGCCGCGGGCCAGCTACGGGGACCGCCACTGCATCTCGGTGGTCCACAACGGCCAGCAGACAGCCTTCGACTTCACCTCCCGAGTCATTGACTTCACTGTCCTCATCGAGGTGGACCCTGCGGCTG CCTTCGATGACCCCTATGCCCTGGTGGTGCTGGCCGAGGAGGAGCTGGTGGTGATTGACCTGCAGACGGCTGGTTGGCCTCCAGTCCAGCCTCCCTACCTGGCCTCCCTGCACTGCTCTGCCATCACCTGCTCCCACCACGTCTCCAACATCCCGCTGAAGCTGTGGGAACGCATCATAGCAGCTGGCAGCCGGCAGAGCACACACTTCTCCACCATG GAGTGGCCCATTGACGGCGGCACCAGCCTGGCCCCGGCCCCGCCACAGAGGGACCTGCTGCTAACAGG GCATGAGGATGGCACGGTGCGGTTCTGGGACGCCTCGGGCGTCTGCCTGCGGCTGCTCTACAAACTCAGCACCGTGCGGGTGTTCCTCACCGACACAGAACCCAACGAGAGCCTCAGCGCCCAGGGCGAGGAAGAGTGGCCACCCCTCCGCAAG GTGGGCTCCTTTGACCCCTATAGTGACGATCCTCGGCTGGGCATCCAGAAGATTTTCCTCTGCAAATACAGCGGCTACTTGGCTGTAGCCGGCACAGCAGGGCAG GTGCTCGTGCTGGAGCTGAATGACGAGGAGGCGGAGCACGCAGTGGAGCAGGTGGAGGCCGACCTGCTGCGGGACCAGGAGGGCTACCGCTGGAAGGGCCACGAGCGCCTGTGTGCCCGCCCGGGGCCCGTGCACTTTGAGCCCGGCTTCCAGCCCTTCGTGCTGGTGCAGTGCCAGCCCCCGGCCGTGGTCACCTCCTTGGCCCTGCACTCCGAGTGGCGGCTCGTGGCCTTCGGCACCAGCCATGGCTTCGGCCTCTTTGACCACCAGCAGCGGCGGCAGGTCTTTGTCAA GTGCACGCTGCACCCCAGCGACCAGCTCGCCCTGGAGGGCCCACTGTCCCGCGTGAAGTCCCTGAAGAAGTCCCTGCGTCAGTCCTTCCGCCGGATCCGCCGCAGCCGGGCGTCCAGCAGGAAGCGGCGGCCCGCTGGCCCTCCGGGAGAG GTGCAGGAGGGGAGCAGCAGGGCAGAGCGGACCGGCCTGCAGAACATGGAGCTGGCGCCCGTGCAGCGCAAGATCGAGGCGCGGTCGGCAGAGGACTCCTTCACAGGCTTCGTCCGGACCCTCTACTTCGCCGACACCTACCTGAGGGACA GTTCCCGCCACTGCCCCTCGCTGTGGGCTGGCACCAATGGCGGTACTGTCTACGCCTTTGCCCTGCGCGTGCCCCCTGCCGAGCGGAGAATGGATGAGCCAGTGCGGGCAGAGCAGG CCAAGGAGATCCAGCTAATGCACCGAGCGCCCGTGGTGGGCATCCTGGTGCTGGACGGACACAGCGTGCCCCTTCCCGAGCCCCTGGAAGTGGCCCACGATCTGTCAAAGAGCCCGGACATGCAGGGAAGCCACCAGCTGCTCGTCGTGTCGGAGGAGCAGTTCAAG GTGTTCACGCTGCCCAAGGTCAGTGCccggctgaagctgaagctgactgCCCTGGAGGGCTCGCGGGTGCGGCGGGTCAGCGCAGCCCGCTTCGGCAGCTGTCGGGCTGAGGACTATGGGGAGCATCACCTGGCTGTCCTCACCAACCTGGGCGACGTCCAGGTGGTCTCGCTGCCCCTGCTCAAGCCCCAGGTGCGGTACAGCTGCATCCGCCGGGAGGACGTCAGCGGCATCGCCTCATGCGTCTTCACCAAATACGGCCAAG gtttCTACCTGATCTCACCCTCCGAGTTTGAGCGCTTCTCTCTTTCCACCAAGTGGCTAGTTGAGCCCCGATGTCTGGTGGATTCAGCAGAATCAAAGAACCGCAGCCGCCCACGCAACGGATCAGGCCCCGAGAAGTCCTTGGGCCGAGCCAG GAACTCAGGGAGCCAGAGTGATGGAGAGG AGCGGAGGTCGGGCCCTGTGATGGAGCACGCTCTGCTCAATGACGAGA GGGTTCTGAAGGAGATCCAGAGCACGCTGGAGGGAGACCGAGG GAGCTGTGGCGATTGGCGTTCTCAGCGAGTGGCTGTGGGGTACAGCCTCAGCAACGGGGGAG CGGAGTGA